The following proteins are co-located in the Imtechella halotolerans genome:
- a CDS encoding Gldg family protein encodes MKKLLKIAKLELGILFFSPIAWLIFIIFLVQTGVTFTELLYAQETQQQLGRPISVLTKVLFAGEKGILAVIQKNLYLYIPLLSMGLFSRELSSGSFKLLLSSPVTVFQIVLGKYLSLMVYCLLLVVVLSSFIITGMFSIENLDIPFILGGILGIYLLMCAYSAVGLFMSSLTSYQVVAAMSTLAILALLNFIGQVGQSYDLIRDITYWFSISGRTDNFINGLLSTKDLIYFLLVILLFLGLTILRFKNQRQSKSTNRKSIEYTSLIIIVVALGYISSLPLWNFYLDSTRFNDRTLTQNSQDLIAKIIEPVEITTYVNAIHSSAGYGSPKNRIKDLNSFETYRRFLPDLKMNYIVYYDTLVQYNDTTKTLSELVKKAVSVHKFDFEKMLTPKQIKEKVNLIPEQNRLVRFVKIGDRQTPLRMFDDFIVYPKEAEITTAIKRIMYQPVTVAVLTNNGERQLNSYSDADYQVIMNSTNTRGSLINSGFEVLTIDASSIETKNPEIVMISDPKNKYSDIEINSINSYIKEGGNIIIAGEPGRSAYLNPILETIGVSFDSGSLLQETENYELDLVQAKFTSSSENIGLKFHDQAIVAFPSSMPVIVKDTMDFNVIPILNTDPSESWVKYGEFDLKTEKISFNPKEDKLILASVAIALERKVRDKQQRIVIIGDADFMSNVEMNRNSPQTVNSSFAIRLFKWLSNGEYPVDVSRPKAIDKVIKLNRNQIQWIKASYMAFLPLLIGSVGAGFLLNRKRK; translated from the coding sequence ATGAAAAAGCTATTAAAAATTGCAAAATTGGAATTAGGGATTCTTTTCTTTTCTCCAATTGCTTGGTTAATATTTATCATTTTTTTAGTGCAAACAGGGGTGACCTTTACAGAGCTTTTATACGCTCAAGAAACTCAACAACAATTAGGAAGACCAATAAGTGTGTTGACTAAGGTTTTGTTTGCCGGTGAAAAAGGGATATTAGCAGTAATTCAAAAGAATTTGTATTTATACATACCCTTGCTAAGTATGGGACTTTTTAGCCGAGAGCTTAGCAGTGGTTCATTTAAGTTATTATTGTCTTCACCTGTTACTGTTTTTCAGATTGTACTTGGAAAATACCTGTCATTAATGGTGTACTGCTTATTACTTGTTGTTGTGTTGAGTAGTTTCATAATCACAGGAATGTTCTCTATTGAAAACCTTGATATTCCATTTATCCTTGGTGGAATTTTGGGAATTTACCTGCTTATGTGTGCGTATTCAGCCGTGGGATTGTTTATGTCCTCTCTAACCTCTTACCAGGTTGTGGCAGCCATGAGTACTCTCGCTATTTTAGCCTTGTTGAATTTCATTGGGCAAGTCGGGCAGTCCTATGATCTAATAAGAGATATTACTTATTGGTTTTCAATCTCGGGGCGAACAGATAATTTTATTAATGGATTATTATCAACTAAAGACTTAATTTATTTTCTATTAGTAATTCTATTATTTTTAGGATTAACCATTCTGAGATTTAAAAATCAGAGACAGTCAAAATCAACTAATCGAAAGTCAATAGAGTATACTTCGTTGATTATTATTGTGGTTGCGCTTGGATATATTTCCTCCTTGCCATTATGGAATTTTTATCTGGACAGTACACGATTTAATGATAGAACACTTACACAAAACTCGCAAGACTTAATTGCCAAAATCATTGAGCCTGTGGAAATCACAACTTATGTAAATGCAATACATAGTAGTGCAGGATATGGATCTCCAAAGAATAGGATAAAGGATCTTAATAGTTTTGAGACCTACCGACGTTTTTTGCCTGATTTAAAAATGAACTATATTGTTTATTATGACACCCTGGTTCAGTATAACGATACGACTAAAACGTTATCTGAACTGGTTAAAAAAGCAGTCTCAGTTCATAAATTTGACTTTGAAAAAATGCTAACTCCTAAACAAATCAAGGAAAAGGTCAATTTAATTCCTGAACAAAATCGATTGGTGAGATTTGTAAAAATTGGTGATAGGCAAACGCCATTAAGAATGTTTGATGATTTTATTGTGTATCCAAAGGAGGCTGAAATTACTACTGCGATAAAAAGAATAATGTATCAGCCTGTTACTGTGGCTGTATTGACAAATAACGGTGAAAGACAGCTTAATTCTTATTCTGATGCCGATTATCAGGTGATTATGAATAGCACCAATACGAGGGGATCTTTAATAAATAGTGGATTTGAAGTATTAACCATTGATGCCAGTTCTATTGAGACTAAAAATCCTGAAATAGTTATGATTTCAGATCCAAAAAATAAATATTCCGATATAGAAATTAATTCTATTAACTCCTATATCAAGGAGGGTGGTAATATTATTATTGCTGGAGAGCCTGGAAGATCTGCTTATTTAAATCCTATTCTAGAGACTATCGGAGTTTCTTTTGATTCCGGAAGTTTACTTCAGGAAACTGAAAATTATGAATTGGATTTAGTTCAAGCAAAGTTCACTTCGTCTTCTGAAAATATTGGTTTAAAATTCCACGATCAGGCTATTGTAGCATTTCCTAGTTCTATGCCTGTAATTGTAAAGGATACAATGGATTTTAATGTTATTCCAATTTTAAATACAGATCCTAGTGAATCCTGGGTTAAATATGGTGAATTTGATCTAAAAACAGAAAAAATATCCTTTAATCCAAAGGAGGATAAATTGATTTTAGCCTCAGTTGCAATTGCTTTGGAAAGAAAAGTTCGGGACAAACAGCAAAGGATAGTGATTATCGGTGATGCTGATTTTATGAGTAATGTTGAGATGAATCGAAACAGTCCGCAAACCGTTAATTCCTCATTCGCAATTCGCCTTTTTAAATGGTTATCCAATGGAGAATACCCTGTAGATGTTTCAAGACCTAAGGCCATAGACAAGGTTATTAAATTGAATAGAAATCAAATACAATGGATTAAAGCAAGTTATATGGCTTTCCTACCATTGTTAATTGGGAGTGTTGGCGCTGGATTTTTATTAAATAGAAAAAGAAAATAG